One genomic window of Manihot esculenta cultivar AM560-2 chromosome 16, M.esculenta_v8, whole genome shotgun sequence includes the following:
- the LOC110604292 gene encoding indole-3-acetic acid-induced protein ARG7, which translates to MDSKKSNQIREIVRLQQILKKWRKLATSSNSAAATTTNGSSKSIKFLKRTLSLSETTSSNAVPKGYLAVCVGEELKRFIIPTEYLGHHAFHSLLREAEEEFGFQQTGVLRIPCEVAVFESILKLMEAKKDVFFMQECAGLGYCSSRSQQTPSHNPQSPMCR; encoded by the coding sequence ATGGATTCCAAGAAGTCTAATCAGATCAGAGAAATCGTTAGGCTTCAACAAATCCTAAAGAAGTGGAGAAAGCTGGCAACCTCATCCAACTCCGCCGCTGCCACCACCACCAACGGCAGCAGCAAAAGCATTAAATTCCTGAAAAGGACTCTCTCTTTGTCGGAGACAACCTCGAGCAATGCCGTCCCAAAAGGCTACTTAGCCGTTTGCGTTGGAGAAGAGCTCAAGAGATTCATAATCCCGACAGAATATTTGGGTCACCATGCATTTCACTCTTTATTaagagaagcagaagaagaatttGGGTTTCAGCAGACGGGTGTTCTCAGAATTCCTTGTGAAGTTGCAGTCTTTGAGAGTATCTTGAAGCTGATGGAAGCCAAGAAAGATGTGTTTTTCATGCAGGAATGTGCAGGGTTGGGATATTGTTCATCCAGATCCCAGCAAACTCCATCTCACAATCCTCAAAGCCCCATGTGCAGATAG